In the Rhodoferax fermentans genome, TGAATGATGCCCAAAAAACCCATGAACAAGGCCGTGATGGCACCGATGACCATGATGAAGTTGAGTGCGGCCTCACTCAGCTCAAACAACGGAGACATGCGGGCCACCATGAAAATACCAGCGGTCACCATCGTGGCGGCATGGATCAGCGCCGAAATGGGTGTTGGGCCTTCCATGGAGTCAGGAAGCCAAACGTGTAAAGGGAACTGTGCCGACTTGCCCATGGCGCCAATGAACAGGCAAATGCAAATCACGGTGACCAGCATCCAATCTGTTCCTGGCAAGGTCATGGCAGCCAACTCGTCGGCTTTCGCAAAAGCCTCGGCGTAACTCAAAGTGCCTGCATAAGCCGCAATCAGACTGATACCCAGGATGAACCCGAAGTCGCCCACGCGGTTCACCAAAAACGCTTTCATGTTGGCAAAAATCGCCGTTGGTTTGTTGTACCAGAAGCCAATCAGCAGGTAAGACACCAGCCCCACTGCTTCCCAACCAAAAAACAGCTGCAGCATGTTGTTGCTCATCACCAGCATCAACATGGAAAAGGTAAACAGCGAGATGTAAGAAAAGAAACGGTTGTAACCCTCGTCTTCTTCCATATACCCAATGGTGTAGATGTGCACCATCAGGGAGACAAAAGTCACCACACACATCATCATGGCAGTGAGACCATCCACCAGGAAGCCGATCTCCATCTTCAGGCCACCGACCACCATCCAGGTGTAGAGGGTTTCATTAAAACGTGCGCCATCCAAGCTCACACTTTTGAGCGTGAAGGCAGACAGGATGAAAGACAGCAACACACCGAGGATGGCAACGGAATGCGAAGCCCGGCGTCCCATACTGTTGCCACCAAACTTGGTTCCCAGCACACCGGCCATCAGGGCACCCACCAATGGCGCCAGGGGAACGGCCGCCAACATGGGGGCGGATAGGGTTTGACTCATTTCCTGTTACCCCTTCAACGAATCAAGTTCGTCCACATTGATGTTGGATTTGTTCCGGAACAGCACCACCAGAATGGCCAGTCCAATGGCGGACTCTGCGGCGGCAACTGTCAGAATGAAAAACACAAAAATCTGTCCATGCAGATCACCCAGGTAATGCGAGAAGGCGATGAAATTGGTGTTGACAGCCAACAACATCAACTCAACAGCCATCAGCAAAACGATCAAGTTCTTGCGATTCAAAAAGATGCCAATGACCGAGAGCGCAAACAGAACAGCGCCCAGCGTCAAAAAATGGCCCAAGGTCAACGTCATGCTTTGTTCTCCACAGATGGTGCTTCGACCGCATCAACAGGCAAGGCGGGTTGGGTAGCCGCCATCTTCACCACGATCATCCGGTCCTTGGCTCTTACCCGAACCTGCGCGGCCGGGTCAATGGCTTTGCTGTCCTTGCGCTGGCGCAACGTCAGCGCAATCGCCGCAATCATGCCAACCAGCAAAATCGCAGTGGCAACCTCGAGCGGATAAATATATTGGGTGTAGAGCAGTTTGCCCAGCAGCTTGCTATTGGATAGCTCGGCCCCAGCGTTGCTCACCGCGGCTGCAGTACTGGGCGCATCAGCGACCTGAAAACCTCCCAGCAGGACCGCCGACATCTCTGCAATGATCAAGAGGCCCAACACAGCCGCAAGCGGAAAATGTTTCCAGAAACCTTTGCGCATTTCCTCGGTGTTGACATCCAGCATCATCACCACAAACAAAAACAAGACCATTACCGCGCCGACATAGACCAGCACCAAGGTCAACGACAAAAACTCAGCCTTGAGCAGCATCCAGATCATCGAGGCCTGGAAAAAAGTGAGCACCAAGTACAAGACCGCATGCACCGGGTTACGTGTGGTGATCACCCGAAAAGCAGCGGCCAACAAGATGGCAGAAAACAGGTAGAACAGACCAGTCGTGACACTCATGATTCGGATTCTTTCTTACGACGGATCAACGGTATTTGGCATCAGCCAACTTGCTGGCAGCAATTTGGGGCTCATAACGGTCACCCACAGCCAGCAACATTTCTTTGGTGAAGTACAAGTCGCCTCGCTCCTCCCCGTGGTACTCGAGAATGTTTGTTTCCACAATCGAGTCCACCGGACAGCTCTCTTCACAAAAACCGCAAAAGATGCACTTGGTCAAATCGATGTCATAACGGGTTGTCCGGCGGGATCCATCCGCCCGCTCTTCGGATTCAATGGTGATCGCCATCGCGGGGCAGACCGCTTCACACAGCTTGCAGGCGATGCAACGCTCTTCACCCGTTTCATAACGACGAAGCGCATGCAAGCCCCGAAAACGTGGCGACAAGGGCGTTTTTTCCTCGGGATATTCCAGCGTGATCTTGCTTTTGAAGGCGTACTTGCCGGTAAGCCGCATGCCCTTAAAAAGCTCGGTCAGAAAGAAACTCGACAGGAAATCCGATAAGAAAAAGGCGTTCACGGAAGAGCTTTTACTGGTATTCAAAGTTGGGGTTGACATAAGCGACTCACATTACTTCCAAATGTTCCACGGGGTCTGCATCCAGACACCAATCACCACCAGCCACACCAAAGTCACCGGAATAAAGACCTTCCAACCCAAGCGCATGATCTGGTCATAACGAAAGCGAGGGAAAGTGACACGTACCCAGATAAATACCGTCATCACGGCAAAGGTCTTGATCCCAAGCCAGATCCAACCCGGAATCCAGCTCAAAGCCTCGATGGGCGACAACCAACCACCAAAAAACATGGTGACGCTCAGGATGGAGATCAACCAAATGCTTGCGTACTCAGCCATCTGGAACATCGCCCACGACATGCCAGAGTACTCCACCATGTGCCCGGCCACAATTTCAGACTCACCTTCAATCACGTCAAAAGGGGTGCGGTTGGTTTCAGCCAGACCGGATACAAAATAAACCACCACAATCGGCAACAGCGGCAGCCAATTCCAGGACAAGAAGTTCCATCCCATTTGCGAGAAATGCCCCTGGCTCTGTCCCATGACGATGTCCGTCATATTCAAACTGTTTGACACCATCAACACGATCAGGAAGCAAAAACCCATGGCGATTTCATAACTCACCATCTGGGCCGAGGCACGCAGTGCACCCAGGAAGGCATATTTGGAGTTGGAAGACCATCCTGAGATGATCACACCATACACCTCCAAAGACGCAATCGCCATCAGAAACAACAGACCCGCATTCAGGTTAGCAACTGCAATCTCTGGACCAAAAGGCACCACGACCCAAGCCGTCAAAGCGGGTGCAACCGTCAGAACAGGTCCCAGATAAAAGAGAAACTTGTCCGAGGCAGCTGGCCTGACGATTTCCTTGGTCATCAGTTTCAAGGCATCGGCAATCGGCTGCAACAGGCCCCATGGACCGACACGATTGGGGCCAATCCGGATTTGCACCCAGCCCAGCAACTTGCGCTCCCACAAGGTCGCGTAGGTCACCGCACCCATCACAATCATCAAAACGGGGATGATTTTGATCAAAGCCCACACCAGTGGCCAAACGATGTCCACCCACCACTGAGCGGATACCAGGCCTAGGCCGCCGGAATAAATCTGGTCAATCATGCTGGCACCTCCTGGGTCTCAGCGAATTTGGCGTCTGCCGTGCTTTGCAAGGCAGGCGCCCGACGCACGATGCCATCAAGTTGGTAAATATTGGCGACACAGGGGGTCAGCATCCCAGAGCCGGACACCGCTGACTGCGCATTCGCATTGCTGAGACGCGCAGCTGGCACAAACGCAGGAACCGCACCATCAGCATCGGCCAGGATCTGTTTAAGGACATCCTGAGACGACTCAGCGTCAAAACCCGGCAACTCCAGGATATTGGCCAAGGCCCGAAACACTTTCCAGGCAGGACGCGTTTCACCCAGGGGTTTGACCACCGCATGAAAGCTCTGTGGCCGTCCCTCTGCGTTCACAAAGGTTCCGGATGTTTCTGTAAATGGCGCAATTGGCAATAGCACATCACTGCAGTCCAGATTGGTCTTGAACGGACTCAAAGTCACGACCATCTGACATTGGGCCAGAGCCGCCACTGCGGACTTCCCACCGGCACTGTCAAACTGCGGCTCGGTATTGAGCAACATGACGGCCTTCAGGCCTCCTGCCAGCATTTGACCGGCATGAAGCCCACCGGTCCTCGGCATAGCTCCCACAAACTGCGCACCAACCGTATTGGCTGCTTCGGTCAGGTACCCCACCGTCGCACCAGTGTTCTCTCCAATCCAGTTGGCCAAGGCCAACAACTCGCTGGCCTGAGGGTGATGTGCCGCCGCATTGCCCAACAAAACGGCTCGACGCTCACCTCCGAGCAAGGAGAGCGCCACGGCGCGTGCCGCATCGGTCGCCTGACCACTCTGCGGAGCCTGGATCTGCTTTTCAAGCGCCACAGCAGCCGCGATATCGGCCAGCACCTGCACCCAGCCAGCGCTTGGAGCCGTGCATGTCGTGGCGACCGGCATACCCCAATCGACAGGGCTCGCTGTCACCACATGAACGGCACAACCCAGCTTGACGGCTTGGCGCACACGCTGGGCGAACAAGGGATGGTCCTTGCGCAGATTGGAGCCAACCACCAGAACACTCTGCAAGGTCGACAGATTGGCAATCGGCATCCCCAAAAACCGAACACCAGGCTGCCCGGTTTCGAACTGGGCATGACGGAGCCGGTAGTCAATGTTGTCGCTGCCCAAACCTCGCACCAAAGCGCCAGCGAGGTACAGCTCCTCAAGTGTGCTATGCGGGCTGACCAATGCACCGATGGCACCGGCGCCATGGTCCGTCTTGATGCTCTTTAAACCGTGGGCCACATATTCCAGCGCGGTCTTCCAGTCAACCTCATGCCATTGACCGCCTTGTTTGATCATGGGGCTTGTCAGCCGATCTGAACTGTTCAGTGCTTCGTAAGAAAAACGGTCACGGTCGGCAATCCAACATTCGTTGATCGCTTCATTTTCCAGAGGTACCACCCGCATGACCTTGTTGTTCTTGACCTGCACGATCAGATTGGTGCCAGTGGAGTCATGGGGGCTGATGGACTTGCGACGTGACAACTCCCAGGTCCGCGCGCTGTAACGGAACGGTTTGCTGGTCAGAGCACCCACAGGGCAGATGTCGATCATGTTGCCCGACAACTCGGAATCAATCGTCTTGCCACCAAAAGTTTCAATTTCGGCGTGTTCACCACGGTGCGACATGCCCAACTCCATGGCGCCGGCAATCTCCTGCCCAAAGCGCACACAACGGGTGCAATGGATGCAGCGCGCCATTTCCTGCATGGAGATCAAAGGGCCCACGTCCTTGACCGGGACGACCCGCTTTTCTTCTTCGTAACGCGAGGCGGTGCCGCCATAACCCACCGCCAAGTCTTGCAACTGGCATTCACCGCCTTGGTCACAAATGGGGCAATCCAGAGGATGGTTGATCAGCAAAAACTCCATCACCGACTGCTGGGCCTTGATCGCCTTGTCGGATTTGGTACGCACCACCATGCCTTGTGTCACCGAGGTGGCACAAGCCGGCATGGGTTTGGGCATTTTTTCGATGTCGACCAGACACATGCGGCAACTCGCCGCGATGCTGAGCTTTTTGTGGTAACAGAAATGCGGGATGTAGGTCCCCACCTTGTCAGCGGCGTGCATCACCGTGCTGCCCTGCTCAATCGCTACTTTTTGACCGTCGAGTTCAATTTCAATCATCTGGTGCTCACTCAAACGTATGCGGGAACCATGCAGGTTTTGTGTGCAATGTGGTATTCAAATTCAGGCATGTAATGCTTGAGCATGGCCCGCACCGGCATGGCTGCAGCGTCGCCCAGTGCACAAATCGTGCGCCCTTGAATGTCTTCCGCCACAGAGTTCAACAGAGCCAGATCCGCTTCGCGACCTAAGCCATTTTCAATGCGGTCCACCACGCGTGACATCCAGCCCGTGCCTTCCCGGCAAGGTGTGCACTGTCCACAGGACTCGTGCATGTAGAAGTAACTGAGTCGCTGCAAACTCTTGACCATGCAGCGCGAGTCGTCCATGACGATGACCGCACCCGAGCCCAGCATCGACCCCGCCTTGGCGATGGCGTCGTAGTCCATGGTGCAGTCCATCATGATGTGGGCTGGCAACACAGGTGACGACGACCCGCCAGGAATCACCGCCTTGAGCTTGCGACCGGAACGCACACCACCAGCAAGTTCGAGCAAAGCGGCAAACGACGTGCCCATGGGCACTTCATAGTTGCCTGGCAACTCCACGTCACCACTCACCGAAAATATCTTGGTACCACCATTGTTGGGCTTGCCCGATTCCAAATAGGCCTTGCCACCATTGCGAATGATCCAAGGCACAGCACCAAAAGTTTCGGTGTTATTGATGGTCGTTGGCTTGCCGTACAAACCGAAACTGGCAGGGAACGGCGGCTTGAAGCGCGGCTGGCCTTTTTTGCCCTCCAGCGACTCCAGCAAACCGGTCTCTTCACCACAGATGTAAGCCCCGAATCCATGGGCCGCATGCAGCTGAAAACTGAAGCTGGTGCCAAGAATGTTGTTGCCCAACAGCCCGGCAGCACGGGCTTCTTCCAACGCCTCTTCAAAGCGCCGGTAGGTGTGAAAAATCTCGCCGTGAATGTAGTTGTAACCCACGGAAATGCCCATGGCATAGGCGGCAATGATCATACCTTCAATCACAACATGTGGATTGAATTCCATGATGTCGCGGTCTTTGCAAGTACCGGGCTCACCCTCATCCGAGTTGCACACCAAGTACTTTTGCCCCGGGAATTGCCTCGGCATGAAACTCCACTTCAGTCCGGTCGGGAAACCGGCGCCGCCACGACCACGCAGACCCGATTCCTTCACCGTGGCAATCACCTGATCCTGCGTCAAACCAGGTCCACCGTCCAACCCCAGCACCTGACGCAAGGCCTTGTAACCACCACGCGCTTCGTAGTCTTTCAGGCGCCAGTTGGAGCCATTCAGATTGGCCAGGATTTGTGGGTTGATATGCCGATTATGAAAACAGGTCTGCACACCGCTGGACTGGAACTGCGCCAGAAAGCTGTCAACACTCATGACTTCACCTCCATCGAACGCAGGCCGTCCACCAACTGATCCAGCTTGTCGTCGGTCATGAAGCTGCACATATTGGTATCGTTGACCAGCATCACCGGCGCATCGGCACAGGCACCAAGACACTCACATTCTTGTAGCGTGAACAGCCCATCTGGCGTGGTCTGATTGGCATCAATGCCAAGTTTTTCTTTCAAGTGGGTCAACGCATGGGCACCGCTGCGCAACTGGCAAGGCAGGTTGGTGCAAACATTGAGTTTGTACTTTCCCACTGCCTTCTGGTTGTACATGTTGTAGAAACTGGTGACTTCATGCACAGCCATGGGCGCCATACCCAGGTAGTCAGCCACAAAGCGCTCACTCTCCGGACTGACAAAACCCTGTTCCTGCTGAACAATCTGCAGGCAGGCCATGACAGCCGACTGACGTTGCTCGAACGGATATTTGGCAACCTCTTTGGCAAAGGCTGCGAGAGACTTTTCTGAAATCATCGGTCAACTTCCCCAAACACAATGTCCATGGTGCCGATGATCGCCACCGCGTCAGCAATCATGTGGCCTTTGCCCATCTCGTTGAGAGCAGCCAGATGCACAAAGGCAGGTGGTCGAATTTTCATGCGGTACGGCTTGTTGGCGCCATCACTGACCATGTAGATACCGAATTCCCCTTTGGGATGTTCAATGGCTGAGTAAGCCTCCCCTTCCGGAACTGCAAAACCTTCTGTGAACAGCTTGAAGTGGTGGATCAGATCTTCCATGTTGGTTTTCATGGCTTCCCGATCTGGCGGCGCAATCTTGTGGTTGTCCGTGATCACCGGACCCGGGTTGGCTCGCAACCAGTCCACACATTGTTTGATGATGTGATTGGACTGTTTCATTTCCTCCATACGCACCAGATAGCGGTCGTAGGTATCCCCAGTTTTGCCTACTGGAATGTCGAAGTCGAGACGGTCATAAACCTCGTATGGCTGCTGTTTGCGCAGATCCCAGGCAATGCCGGAGCCACGCAACATCGGTCCAGTAAACCCAAGGTTCAACGCCCGCTCTGGCGTTACCACACCAATACCCACTGTGCGCTGCTTCCAGATCCGGTTTTCCGTCAGAAGTGTGTGGTACTCACCCAGATAAGTCGGGAAACGCTGGGTAAAGTCGTCGATGAAATCCAGCAGACTGCCACCACGATTGCGATTCAAAGCCTGTGTGGATTTGGCACTGCGAACCTTGTTGGGTGCATGTTGCGGCATCGTATCGGGCAAATCGCGGTAAACGCCGCCTGGACGGAAGTACGCGGCATGCATACGTGCGCCACTGACCGCCTCATACGCATCCAGCAAGTCTTCCCGTTCGCGGAAGGCATACAGCATGACCGTCATGGCGCCACAGTCAATCGCGTGCGCACCCACCCACAACAGGTGATTGAGCAGGCGGGTGATTTCGGCAAACATCACCCGGATGTACTGTGCGCGAAGAGGGACTTCCAGACCTAGCATCTTTTCGATCACAAGGCAATACGCCTGCTCGTTGCACATCATGGACATGTAGTCCAGACGATCCATGTAGGGCAAAGTCTGCAGGTAGGTCTTGTTTTCTGCCAGTTTTTCGGTGGCGCGGTGCAACAGGCCGATGTGCGGGTCAGCACGCTGTATCACCTCACCATCGAGCTCCAGAACCAAGCGCAACACACCGTGCGCTGCCGGGTGCTGCGGGCCAAAATTCAGGGTGTAGTTTTTAATGTCCGCCATAACTTACTGCGCCTGCGGCAGGCCTCCATAGTTCTCTTCACGGATGATGCGGGGCGTGATCTCACGCGGCTCAATCGTGACAGGCTGATACACCACGCGCCGTTGCTCGGCGTCATAACGCATCTCAACATGCCCGGACAAGGGAAAGTCTTTGCGAAATGGATGACCAATAAATCCGTAATCCGTGAGGATCCGGCGCAAATCGTCATGCCCCTCAAAAACGATGCCATAGAGGTCAAAGGCTTCGCGCTCGAACCAGTTGGCCGCACTCCAGATATCGCAAACTGAACGAATCACTGGCGCATCATCGTCGGTAGCAAAAACCTTGAGACGAATGCGCTGATTCAGACTCACCGACAACAGGTGCAGCACCACACAAAAACGCTGCCCAAGCTGCGGTTCATCCTTGTAGGTTGAATAGTCCACACCACACAAGTCAATCAACTGCTCAAATTGGCAGGCCGGATGATCTCGCAAGATACCAGCCACCTGGTGGTAGTCAGCCGCCTTCACCACCAAAGTCAACTCACCCCATTTCACAGCACTGCTCTGCACAAACTCGCCCAAAGCCACATTGACCTGGGCCTGGAGCGTATGAGGATTTACCGCGTATACCGTCATGACATTCCTTTTAAGTACGCGCAATGGTTTGCGTGCGACGGATTTTGTTCTGCAACTGAATGATGCCGTACACCAGCGCCTCGGCGGTGGGCGGACAACCCGGCACATAAATATCAACCGGCACAATGCGGTCGCAGCCACGCACCACAGAATAGCTGTAGTGGTAATAACCACCCCCATTGGCGCACGACCCCATGCTGATCACCCAGCGCGGCTCAGCCATCTGGTCATACACCTTGCGAAAGGCTGGCGCCATCTTGTTGGTCAAGGTGCCCGCCACAATGATCAGATCAGACTGACGTGGACTGGGTCGAAACACCTCGGCACCAAACCGGCTGATGTCATAACGGGCCGCAGCCGCATGCATCATTTCAACCGCACAACAGGCCAAGCCAAAGGTCATCGGCCAGACCGACCCCGTCTTGGCCCAGTTCACGACGCTGTCATACGTCGTCGTGACAAACCCTTCTTTGAGAACACCTTCAATCATTGACTTACTCCCAATCCAGGGCGCCTTTAAGCCACATGTACACAAAGCCAATCGTCAGAATGGTCACAATTTCCAAACCAACCATGAAACCGTAAAGACCCAGCTCTCTGAGCGTGACAGCCCACGGAAACAGCAGCGCCGTTTCCAGATCGAACAGGATAAAAAGAATGGCAATCAGGTAATAGCGGACATCAAAGGTCATTCGGGCGTCGCCGAATGCCTCAAAGCCACATTCATAAGGGGAGTTTTTGGCAGCGTCGGGGCGATTGGGGCCCAACACGTAACCGATCACCTGGGGAAGT is a window encoding:
- the nuoK gene encoding NADH-quinone oxidoreductase subunit NuoK; translated protein: MTLTLGHFLTLGAVLFALSVIGIFLNRKNLIVLLMAVELMLLAVNTNFIAFSHYLGDLHGQIFVFFILTVAAAESAIGLAILVVLFRNKSNINVDELDSLKG
- a CDS encoding NADH-quinone oxidoreductase subunit J → MSVTTGLFYLFSAILLAAAFRVITTRNPVHAVLYLVLTFFQASMIWMLLKAEFLSLTLVLVYVGAVMVLFLFVVMMLDVNTEEMRKGFWKHFPLAAVLGLLIIAEMSAVLLGGFQVADAPSTAAAVSNAGAELSNSKLLGKLLYTQYIYPLEVATAILLVGMIAAIALTLRQRKDSKAIDPAAQVRVRAKDRMIVVKMAATQPALPVDAVEAPSVENKA
- the nuoI gene encoding NADH-quinone oxidoreductase subunit NuoI encodes the protein MSTPTLNTSKSSSVNAFFLSDFLSSFFLTELFKGMRLTGKYAFKSKITLEYPEEKTPLSPRFRGLHALRRYETGEERCIACKLCEAVCPAMAITIESEERADGSRRTTRYDIDLTKCIFCGFCEESCPVDSIVETNILEYHGEERGDLYFTKEMLLAVGDRYEPQIAASKLADAKYR
- the nuoH gene encoding NADH-quinone oxidoreductase subunit NuoH, coding for MIDQIYSGGLGLVSAQWWVDIVWPLVWALIKIIPVLMIVMGAVTYATLWERKLLGWVQIRIGPNRVGPWGLLQPIADALKLMTKEIVRPAASDKFLFYLGPVLTVAPALTAWVVVPFGPEIAVANLNAGLLFLMAIASLEVYGVIISGWSSNSKYAFLGALRASAQMVSYEIAMGFCFLIVLMVSNSLNMTDIVMGQSQGHFSQMGWNFLSWNWLPLLPIVVVYFVSGLAETNRTPFDVIEGESEIVAGHMVEYSGMSWAMFQMAEYASIWLISILSVTMFFGGWLSPIEALSWIPGWIWLGIKTFAVMTVFIWVRVTFPRFRYDQIMRLGWKVFIPVTLVWLVVIGVWMQTPWNIWK
- the nuoG gene encoding NADH-quinone oxidoreductase subunit NuoG, with translation MIEIELDGQKVAIEQGSTVMHAADKVGTYIPHFCYHKKLSIAASCRMCLVDIEKMPKPMPACATSVTQGMVVRTKSDKAIKAQQSVMEFLLINHPLDCPICDQGGECQLQDLAVGYGGTASRYEEEKRVVPVKDVGPLISMQEMARCIHCTRCVRFGQEIAGAMELGMSHRGEHAEIETFGGKTIDSELSGNMIDICPVGALTSKPFRYSARTWELSRRKSISPHDSTGTNLIVQVKNNKVMRVVPLENEAINECWIADRDRFSYEALNSSDRLTSPMIKQGGQWHEVDWKTALEYVAHGLKSIKTDHGAGAIGALVSPHSTLEELYLAGALVRGLGSDNIDYRLRHAQFETGQPGVRFLGMPIANLSTLQSVLVVGSNLRKDHPLFAQRVRQAVKLGCAVHVVTASPVDWGMPVATTCTAPSAGWVQVLADIAAAVALEKQIQAPQSGQATDAARAVALSLLGGERRAVLLGNAAAHHPQASELLALANWIGENTGATVGYLTEAANTVGAQFVGAMPRTGGLHAGQMLAGGLKAVMLLNTEPQFDSAGGKSAVAALAQCQMVVTLSPFKTNLDCSDVLLPIAPFTETSGTFVNAEGRPQSFHAVVKPLGETRPAWKVFRALANILELPGFDAESSQDVLKQILADADGAVPAFVPAARLSNANAQSAVSGSGMLTPCVANIYQLDGIVRRAPALQSTADAKFAETQEVPA
- the nuoF gene encoding NADH-quinone oxidoreductase subunit NuoF, which gives rise to MSVDSFLAQFQSSGVQTCFHNRHINPQILANLNGSNWRLKDYEARGGYKALRQVLGLDGGPGLTQDQVIATVKESGLRGRGGAGFPTGLKWSFMPRQFPGQKYLVCNSDEGEPGTCKDRDIMEFNPHVVIEGMIIAAYAMGISVGYNYIHGEIFHTYRRFEEALEEARAAGLLGNNILGTSFSFQLHAAHGFGAYICGEETGLLESLEGKKGQPRFKPPFPASFGLYGKPTTINNTETFGAVPWIIRNGGKAYLESGKPNNGGTKIFSVSGDVELPGNYEVPMGTSFAALLELAGGVRSGRKLKAVIPGGSSSPVLPAHIMMDCTMDYDAIAKAGSMLGSGAVIVMDDSRCMVKSLQRLSYFYMHESCGQCTPCREGTGWMSRVVDRIENGLGREADLALLNSVAEDIQGRTICALGDAAAMPVRAMLKHYMPEFEYHIAHKTCMVPAYV
- the nuoE gene encoding NADH-quinone oxidoreductase subunit NuoE — protein: MISEKSLAAFAKEVAKYPFEQRQSAVMACLQIVQQEQGFVSPESERFVADYLGMAPMAVHEVTSFYNMYNQKAVGKYKLNVCTNLPCQLRSGAHALTHLKEKLGIDANQTTPDGLFTLQECECLGACADAPVMLVNDTNMCSFMTDDKLDQLVDGLRSMEVKS
- a CDS encoding NADH-quinone oxidoreductase subunit D, which codes for MADIKNYTLNFGPQHPAAHGVLRLVLELDGEVIQRADPHIGLLHRATEKLAENKTYLQTLPYMDRLDYMSMMCNEQAYCLVIEKMLGLEVPLRAQYIRVMFAEITRLLNHLLWVGAHAIDCGAMTVMLYAFREREDLLDAYEAVSGARMHAAYFRPGGVYRDLPDTMPQHAPNKVRSAKSTQALNRNRGGSLLDFIDDFTQRFPTYLGEYHTLLTENRIWKQRTVGIGVVTPERALNLGFTGPMLRGSGIAWDLRKQQPYEVYDRLDFDIPVGKTGDTYDRYLVRMEEMKQSNHIIKQCVDWLRANPGPVITDNHKIAPPDREAMKTNMEDLIHHFKLFTEGFAVPEGEAYSAIEHPKGEFGIYMVSDGANKPYRMKIRPPAFVHLAALNEMGKGHMIADAVAIIGTMDIVFGEVDR
- a CDS encoding NADH-quinone oxidoreductase subunit C; this translates as MTVYAVNPHTLQAQVNVALGEFVQSSAVKWGELTLVVKAADYHQVAGILRDHPACQFEQLIDLCGVDYSTYKDEPQLGQRFCVVLHLLSVSLNQRIRLKVFATDDDAPVIRSVCDIWSAANWFEREAFDLYGIVFEGHDDLRRILTDYGFIGHPFRKDFPLSGHVEMRYDAEQRRVVYQPVTIEPREITPRIIREENYGGLPQAQ
- a CDS encoding NuoB/complex I 20 kDa subunit family protein, with protein sequence MIEGVLKEGFVTTTYDSVVNWAKTGSVWPMTFGLACCAVEMMHAAAARYDISRFGAEVFRPSPRQSDLIIVAGTLTNKMAPAFRKVYDQMAEPRWVISMGSCANGGGYYHYSYSVVRGCDRIVPVDIYVPGCPPTAEALVYGIIQLQNKIRRTQTIART
- a CDS encoding NADH-quinone oxidoreductase subunit A — its product is MNLGQYLPVLLFILVGIAIGVLPQVIGYVLGPNRPDAAKNSPYECGFEAFGDARMTFDVRYYLIAILFILFDLETALLFPWAVTLRELGLYGFMVGLEIVTILTIGFVYMWLKGALDWE